In one window of Paraflavitalea soli DNA:
- a CDS encoding TonB-dependent receptor, translating into MKHCATTILILLFVFPALAQPRYTLSGYVRDSLSGESLIGATIAVNGQGKSISSNQYGFYSITLPEASYTFYISFAGYQPLQLTLSLDRNIVLNFQLVQRSLLEEVVVSSRRRDGNVQQAQMGKIDLSMNQVKAVPVLLGEVDLLKTLQLMPGVRNAGEGNTGLYVRGGGPDQNLILLDDAIVYNTGHLFGFFSIFNADAIKNISLIKGGMPAQYGGRLSSVLDIAMKEGNMKKMEVEGGIGAIASRLSVQGPIKKDKASFIISARRTYIDMLIKPFIRKDNSFYGSGYYFYDLNMKVNYKFSEKDRLYLSGYFGRDVFDFRNAKRSFNARIPWGNSTATLRWNHVFNRKLFANTTFVYNDYGFSFGASQNDFTIKLSSGIRDLNGKIDIDYYPDPRHKLRFGALYTYHTFTPNVLSGNQGSTTFEPNNESKKYALESGLYVQDDWELSRKIKIHAGLRYSSFTQVGPYKIFDRDENGNKLDSTVFGRGSRVKTYGAWEPRFTFRYILDEETSLKAAVTRNNQYIHLVSNAGSTLPTDLWVPSTYRVKPQISWLYAAGLFKNFRDNTYETSLELYYKTMDNQIEYREGYTPSLKDPEEEFVFGKGWSYGTELFVNKVKGRLTGWIGYTLSWTWRKFDAINGGEKYPAKYDRRHDMSVVAMYEINKKWKISGLFVYGTGNATTLPERFYVIGGVLTQEYSKVNQYRLESYHRADISVTLTPRQKAGQRWQQNWVFSIYNMYSRLNPYFIYFDQTGSPYDGTLKVEARQVSLFPIIPAVTWNFKF; encoded by the coding sequence ATGAAGCACTGCGCCACAACCATACTTATCCTGCTGTTCGTTTTTCCTGCCCTCGCGCAGCCCAGATATACCCTCAGTGGGTATGTCAGAGATTCCTTGTCCGGTGAATCCCTCATCGGCGCCACCATTGCGGTGAATGGCCAGGGCAAAAGCATCAGCAGCAACCAGTACGGCTTTTATTCAATTACTTTACCCGAAGCTTCCTACACCTTCTACATTTCCTTTGCAGGCTACCAGCCTTTGCAGCTGACCCTGTCCCTCGACAGGAATATCGTTCTCAACTTCCAGCTGGTACAGCGTTCCCTGTTGGAGGAAGTCGTCGTCTCCTCCCGTCGCCGCGATGGCAATGTGCAGCAGGCCCAGATGGGCAAGATCGATCTTTCTATGAACCAGGTAAAGGCCGTGCCTGTATTACTGGGTGAGGTAGACCTGCTCAAAACATTGCAGTTGATGCCCGGTGTACGCAATGCCGGTGAAGGCAATACCGGTTTGTATGTGCGGGGTGGGGGACCCGATCAAAATCTCATCCTGCTCGATGATGCCATTGTGTACAATACCGGTCACCTCTTTGGCTTTTTCTCCATCTTCAATGCCGATGCTATTAAGAATATCTCCCTGATCAAGGGAGGTATGCCTGCTCAGTACGGTGGTCGTTTGTCTTCCGTACTCGATATTGCCATGAAAGAAGGCAATATGAAAAAGATGGAAGTAGAAGGAGGCATCGGGGCCATTGCCTCCCGCTTATCAGTGCAGGGGCCTATCAAAAAAGACAAAGCTTCCTTCATCATCTCTGCCCGCAGGACCTATATCGATATGCTGATAAAACCTTTTATCAGGAAGGACAATTCCTTTTATGGATCAGGTTATTATTTCTATGATCTCAATATGAAGGTCAATTATAAGTTCTCCGAAAAAGACCGCCTCTACCTCAGCGGTTATTTTGGCAGGGATGTATTTGATTTCCGCAATGCGAAGCGCTCTTTCAACGCCAGGATACCCTGGGGCAATTCCACCGCCACCCTGCGTTGGAATCATGTGTTCAACAGGAAACTCTTTGCCAATACAACTTTTGTGTACAATGATTATGGTTTTTCCTTTGGCGCTTCCCAAAACGATTTTACCATCAAGTTATCTTCCGGCATCCGCGATCTCAATGGGAAAATAGATATTGATTATTATCCCGATCCGCGCCACAAACTTCGGTTTGGCGCACTCTATACCTATCACACTTTCACACCCAATGTATTGAGCGGCAACCAGGGGTCTACCACCTTTGAACCCAATAATGAAAGTAAAAAGTATGCACTCGAATCCGGCCTGTATGTACAGGACGATTGGGAGCTGAGCCGCAAAATAAAGATACACGCGGGCCTGCGCTACAGCAGCTTCACCCAGGTGGGCCCTTATAAGATATTTGACCGCGATGAAAATGGCAATAAGCTCGATAGTACCGTATTCGGCCGGGGCAGCCGCGTAAAGACCTATGGTGCCTGGGAACCCCGTTTTACCTTCCGCTACATCCTGGATGAGGAGACTTCCCTCAAAGCCGCAGTTACCCGCAACAACCAATACATCCACCTCGTAAGCAATGCCGGATCAACCTTGCCGACCGATCTGTGGGTGCCCAGTACCTACCGCGTGAAGCCACAGATCAGCTGGTTGTATGCGGCTGGTCTTTTTAAGAACTTCCGCGACAATACGTATGAGACCTCCCTGGAGCTGTATTACAAAACGATGGACAACCAGATAGAGTACCGCGAAGGATATACCCCTTCCCTGAAAGACCCTGAGGAGGAATTTGTATTTGGCAAGGGCTGGAGTTATGGTACGGAGCTTTTTGTGAACAAAGTAAAAGGCAGACTCACCGGCTGGATCGGTTATACCTTATCCTGGACCTGGCGCAAGTTTGATGCCATCAATGGTGGGGAGAAATACCCGGCCAAGTATGATCGTCGCCATGATATGTCCGTGGTAGCCATGTATGAGATTAATAAGAAATGGAAGATCTCTGGTCTCTTTGTGTATGGTACAGGTAATGCCACTACCTTGCCCGAAAGGTTTTATGTCATTGGCGGCGTACTTACCCAGGAGTACAGTAAAGTGAATCAATACCGCCTGGAGTCCTATCACCGGGCTGATATATCCGTAACCCTCACGCCCCGGCAGAAGGCCGGTCAGCGTTGGCAGCAGAACTGGGTATTCAGTAT